One window from the genome of Hoplias malabaricus isolate fHopMal1 chromosome X2, fHopMal1.hap1, whole genome shotgun sequence encodes:
- the LOC136676900 gene encoding DNA replication factor Cdt1-like, which produces MAQARVTDYFSHSKRASGARKGRKGIAAEGPGPGEKNAGTRRRGARVAECQIPAGVPQLQKDSVQEEFLRVIAEAVGSEAASDRPEPRSESAEDVGEQVTPRTPKRRSTESEFDLSGAVFPSAAEQHSTAKKRFRASVKEQSTYVTTANQPRTRTARKKLQLTTVEQDPDAASAKTDPPAPSQSVVKESKPVVNPSKNSSPLKQAGGHSSPKQATRSKKTFSREDVAALKSRLQKLKGLSESVTSPSPAPVSDLAELKARLDSARELSAKVQQRKAERVAEEEKKSKEEERSEESTQSQNRAEEGEKLPAYQRYHTLAQDVPPGLTLPFKYKVLAEMFRSMDTIVGMLFNRSETVTFAKVKQGVQDMMHKRFEETHVGQIKAVYPSAYTFRQEKNIPNFSATAKKSAYQLTVEPVVADETNGARPVLSATRLLERRRIFHQSLVEIVKGHHKVFLASLTPTVVIPGDKLTRWHPRFRVDEVPNIQASDLPQPPQTEKLTTAQEVLDKARALMTPKMEKALANMALKTAEAACAKEPEPPTKPDLTATPTPTQTPSALKGVSQSLLERIRAKEAQKLQAAMTRNPEQEERLVMMGRLPELSRILRNVFVAEKKPALIMEIACNRMIASYRSALSSGEMEKHLRLLVELVPDWLTIHPIRKDFYLKLNKSANMNLVLEKLSQKIKEEERH; this is translated from the exons ATGGCTCAGGCTCGCGTTACGGATTATTTTTCTCACAGTAAAAGAGCTTCCGGAGCGCGTAAGGGGCGTAAAGGTATAGCAGCCGAGGGACCAGGACCGGGGGAGAAGAACGCGGGCACGAGGAGAAGGGGAGCCCGGGTAGCCGAATGTCAGATTCCCGCTGGAGttccgcaactgcaaaaagataGTGTGCAGGAGGAGTTTTTGAGGGTGATCGCCGAGGCTGTGGGCTCAGAGGCCGCTTCTGATCGCCCTGAGCCTCGCAGCGAGAGCGCCGAGGACGTCGGGGAACAG GTGACCCCTCGCACCCCAAAGAGGAGGTCCACGGAGTCCGAGTTTGACCTGAGTGGAGCGGTGTTCCCCTCAGCCGCGGAGCAGCACAGCACGGCCAAAAAACGCTTCAGAGCCTCGGTCAAGGAGCAGAGCACCTACGTCACAACAGCGAACCAACCTCGGACAAGAACGGCCAGGAAGAAACTCCAGCTCACCACAGTCGAACAG GACCCAGACGCTGCCTCTGCCAAAACTGACCCTCCAGCTCCTTCACAATCAGTGGTTAAAGAGTCCAAGCCTGTGGTCAATCCTAGCAAAAATAGCTCCCCTTTAAAACAGGCCGGTGGCCACAGCAGCCCCAAACAAGCCACCAGGAGCAAG AAAACCTTCTCCAGGGAGGACGTGGCAGCACTGAAATCTCGCCTGCAGAAGCTGAAGGGTCTGTCGGAGAGTGTGACCTCACCCTCTCCGGCTCCTGTGTCTGACCTCGCAGAGCTTAAAGCTCGACTCGACAGCGCCAGAGAACTCTCAGCCAAAGTCCAGCAGAGAAAAGCTGAGAGAGTCGcggaggaggagaaaaagagcAAGGAGGAGGAACGGAGCGAAGAAAGTACACAGAGCCAGAACAGAGCTGAGGAAGG AGAGAAGCTTCCTGCTTACCAGCGCTACCACACTCTAGCTCAGGACGTCCCTCCCGGCCTCACGCTGCCCTTCAAGTACAAGGTATTGGCCGAGATGTTCCGCAGCATGGACACCATCGTGGGCATGCTCTTCAACCGCTCAGAGACGGTGACCTTCGCCAAAGTCAAACAAGGCGTCCAGGACATGATGCACAA GCGTTTTGAGGAGACTCATGTAGGACAGATTAAGGCCGTTTACCCCTCTGCCTACACCTTCCGCCAGGAGAAAAACATCCCGAACTTTAGTGCCACAGCAAAGAAATCTGCCTACCAGCTCACCGTGGAGCCAGTCGTCGCAGACG AAACAAACGGAGCTCGACCCGTCCTGTCTGCCACTCGTCTGCTGGAGCGAAGACGCATTTTCCACCAAAGTCTAGTGGAAATTGTAAAGGGACACCATAAG GTTTTCCTAGCCTCTCTGACCCCCACTGTGGTCATCCCAGGTGATAAGCTTACCCGCTGGCACCCCAGATTCAGAGTGGACGAAGTTCCCAACATCCAGGCCAGCGACTTACCTCAGCCTCCGCAAACAGAGAAACTTACCACGGCTCAAGAAGTTCTGGACAAAGCTCGCGCACTCATGACCCCTAAG ATGGAGAAGGCTTTGGCGAATATGGCTTTGAAAACAGCAGAGGCAGCATGTGCAAAAGAGCCGGAACCCCCAACCAAACCTGACCTGACCGCTACACCCACTCCTACACAAACCCCCAGCGCCCTCAAAGGAGTGTCACAGTCGCTGCTGGAGAGG ATTCGTGCTAAAGAGGCTCAGAAGTTGCAGGCGGCGATGACGAGGAACCCCGAGCAGGAAGAGCGCCTGGTGATGATGGGACGGCTGCCGGAGTTGTCCCGCATCCTCAGGAACGTGTTTGTGGCTGAAAAGAAGCCGGCATTGATCATGGAGATCGCCTGCAATCGCATGATCGCCAGTTATCGCTCCGCTCTCAGCTCAG gagaaatggagaaacatCTGCGTTTGCTGGTGGAGCTGGTGCCCGATTGGCTCACGATTCACCCAATCAGAAAAGACTTCTACCTGAAGCTGAACAAGAGCGCCAACATGAACCTGGTCCTGGAGAAGCTGAGTCAGAAGATTAAAGAGGAGGAACGACACTGA